The following DNA comes from Capsicum annuum cultivar UCD-10X-F1 unplaced genomic scaffold, UCD10Xv1.1 ctg21843, whole genome shotgun sequence.
GATATTATAATATCAGGATTGTATTGATGCAATTGATGGAACACATATACGTATTAAAGTTTCACAACATGAATCACCAAAATATCGTGGGAGGAAAGATTATCCAACTCAAAATGTACTAGCTGCATGTACATTTGATTTAAAATTCACATATGTGTTAGCTGGGTGGGAAGGTACAACGTCTGATTCAAGAATCATGAAAGAAGCACTAAATAGCCAAGATTCACTAAAAATTCCAgaaggtaaaatattatatatatttatctagaTTTAGGTATATATGATTAGTATATAATTGaatcttttactttttattcttagGAAAATTCTACCTTGTTGATGCTGGACTCATATTGAGAAGCGGGCTTATTACACCTTATCGAGAGGAGCAATATCACTTGAAAGagtattcaagaaattcaccacgaaattttcatgaattatttaatttGCGACATGCTTCTTTGTGTAATGCTATAGAACGGGCATTTGGAGTTCTTAAAAAGAGATTCCCTAGAATTTCTAGCTCAACTGAATCATCATACGGAATTGAAACCCAAAAGTTGATTATATTTGTATGTTGTCTCTTACACAACTATTTAAGAGGTGCAAATC
Coding sequences within:
- the LOC124890668 gene encoding protein ALP1-like, with the translated sequence MAPLAFTDLCEILVRDGGLRPTLQVTIEKQVAKTLNLLAYNVTNRELSFIFRRSGEFASRHFHVVLRVILGLYEKFIKQPDGSHVPSEIASNQRFYPCFKDCIDAIDGTHIRIKVSQHESPKYRGRKDYPTQNVLAACTFDLKFTYVLAGWEGTTSDSRIMKEALNSQDSLKIPEGKFYLVDAGLILRSGLITPYREEQYHLKEYSRNSPRNFHELFNLRHASLCNAIERAFGVLKKRFPRISSSTESSYGIETQKLIIFVCCLLHNYLRGANPNDELIAQADAELMNNNNVHEEAPNSRESNEKFRMGELIRDGIAAAMWTNNQD